The sequence ACGAAGCACCGGACAGTGCCGACAAGTACGACGATGGCGTTGCCGTAACCGTTACGGCCGCACCGGGCGAGACCTGTGCACGGTGCCGGATGGTCAAGGAAGACGTCGGCAGCGACTCGGCATACTCAACCCTGTGTGCGCGTTGTGCCCAGATCGTGCGGACTAACTTCCCGGAGACGGTTGCCGAAGGTCTTGAAAAATAGTTAAGAAGACGCCGGGGATGAGTCATTTCATGACAATTGATCCCTAGCGGTGTAAAATGTGGCTGGAAGAAAACTTTTGTTTTCTCCCAGCCACTTTCGCATTCTTAAATATTAATTAAAAAGATAACGTGGAAAATAACCGTGGGGCTAGTGTCTAGCTACGGACGAAAGCCGACGCCTCCAGCGCCGACTCCCGCCCTAGGCTAGCCATACGCCCCACTTTGCTGGTTATTTCCCACTCACAAATAAGTAGGTGAACACATGCTAACAGGCAAAGTAAAAAGTTTTGATGAACAGAAGGGCTGGGGCTTTATCCAGGTGCCCAACGAGGGTGAGATCTTCGTCCACTACCACGGAATCGAAGGAACCCACCGGCGGGTGCTGACGGCCGGTCAGGACGTTTCCCTGGTGATTGTGCAGGGTAAGCGGGGACCCCAGGCCGCCCATGTCCGGGTCCTAGATTAAGGAGGCGCGCTGATGGAATTTGAAGAAAAACCGCTGGAAAGCAAGACCGTCTTTCACGGTCATTTGATCGATGTTGAGGTCCAACAGGTCAAGACGCCGACTGGGATCGTCGCCCAGCGTGAAATCGTCCACCATGCCCCGGCCATCGCCATCTTGGCCTTGACCGCTGACAACAAAATGATCCTGGAAAAGCAGTGGCGGGCCCCGATCGCCAAGACCACCCTGGAGATTCCGGCCGGCAAGCTCGACAGCCGGGACCAGGACGACGCCGTTCACGCCGCCAAGCGGGAACTCAACGAGGAAACCCGCTACCAGGCACGGGAATTAAAGAAGCTCTCGTCCTTCTACACCTCGGTGGGCTGTATGGACGAGTACATGACCCTCTACCTGGCGACCGGGCTGACTCCGGTGGAGAACGCTCTGCCCCAGGACGCCGACGAACAGCTGGCCCTGATGACGGTCAGCCTCGACCAGGCCCTGGCGATGATCGAGCGCGGTGAGATCGAGGACGCCAAGACCGTCATGGCGATCTACTACTGGCGGGGGATGCAGAACAATGGCTGAGCAATCGACCACGCCTCGTCATGACGACGGGGGGCAGCCAAGCGAATTCGTCTCGCGCCAGCAGTATCGTCAGCAGCAGGCTGCCGCGGCCAAAGCGGCCAAGCAGCAGGAGGCCCAGCGCCGGCGGGCGGCCGCTGAAAATGAACCGGAAGCGGACCCGGCGGATGAGGCCACGATGCGCCGCCACGACTGGGCCGCGGATGTGAAGGAACAGGATCAAGAAGAAAAAACGCAACGCCTGAAGAAGCGGTTGAATATCGCGATCGTGGCCCTAATTGCGGCCATCATCGTCGTGTATTTGATCCTCTTTTACGTTGGATAGGAGAAATTACAATTATGAAATTTGGGATTATTTGTGCAATGCCGGAAGAAATCAAGGAGCTGACCGCCAGTCTGTCCGACAAGCAGGTCGAAACGGTCGGTGGCAAGGACTACCTGTCCGGTAAGATTTCTGACCAGGACGTCGTCTTAGTGGAGTCCGGAATCGGTAAGGTTGAGGCCGGAATTACGGCGGAACACCTGATTACCGACTTCCAGGTGGACGTGGTGATCAACTCCGGTTCCGCCGGGGGAATCGGCCAGGGCCTGCACGTCGGGGATGTCGTCATCTCCAGTGAGACGGCCTACCACGACGTCGATGCCCGGGCCTTTGACTACGTTTACGGTCAATTGCCGGGCAAGCAGCCGCGCTTTAAGGCCTCCGAGAAGTGGGGGAAGGCCTTGGAAGCTGCCGGTGAGAAGACCGGCTTGAACATCAAGCGCGGCCTGATCGTCTCCGGGGACCAGTTCATTGCCAGTCAAGAGGCGATCGACCGGATTCTCCACTACTTCCCGGACGCCCTCTCCAGTGAAATGGAAGGGGCCGCGGTGGGTCAAGTGGCAACCGACCACGACGTCCCGTACGTGGTGGTTCGGGCCATGTCCGACACCGGAAACGAAGACGCCGGGGTCAGCTTTGACGAGTTCATTATCGACGCCGGGAAGCGTTCCGCCAAGATGCTGCTGCAGCTCTTTGCGGACCTGAATAACTAATTGGAAGGAAGAATATTCGTGAGTGAGATTTATTTAGACAACGCGGCCACCACGCCGATGGCCCCCGAGGTACTAGAGACGATGACCCGGGAGATGAAGGATTCCTGGGGTAATGCCTCGACGGGTTATTCCTATGGACGGCATTCCAAGCTGGTGATGGAAAACAGCCGGCACGTGATCGCCCAGAGCATCAACGCCGATGACAACGAGATCATCTTTACCAGCGGGGGCACGGAGAGCGACAACACCGCCATCATCCAGACGGCCCTGACCCGGCAAAATCTCGGCAAGCACATCATCACCACGGCCATCGAGCACGAGGCGGTCTTAAAGCCGCTTCACTTCCTGGAGGAGCGGGGCTTTGAGGTTACCTACCTGCCGGTCAACGAGTACGGTGAAATCTCCCTCGATGACTTTAAGAAAGCTTTGCGTGACGACACGATCCTGGTCACGATCATGATGGGCAACAACGAGGTCGGCAGCCGGATGCCGATCCACGAGATTGGTGAAATCTTAAAGGACCACCAGGCCTGGTTCCACACCGATGCCGTCCAAACCTATGGCCTGCTGCCGATCGACGTCAAGCGCGACCACATCGACATGCTGTCGACCTCGGCCCACAAGCTCAACGGACCGAAGATGATGGGCTTCTTGTACCGGCGTGATGGGATCAGCTTCCCGAGCTTCATCAAGGGCGGCGACCAGGAGACCAAGCGCCGGGCCGGGACCGAAAACGTGCCGGCAATCGCGGCCTTTGCCAAGGCAGTCGAATTGGACAGCCCGGAGGAAAAGCAGCGCCGGCAGGAACGCTACTACCACTTCAAGCAGAAGATCGTGACCGCCCTGCGCGATCACGGGGTCGACTTTGAGGTCAACGGCCGGATTGATCCAAACGGGCTCAACCACGTCCTCAGCCTCTGGTTCAAGGGAATTTCGACCTACGTCATGCAGACCGACCTCGACCTGGCCGGGATTGCCGTCTCCGGTGGGTCGGCATGTACCGCCGGCAGCATCGAGCCGTCCCACGTTCTGACTGCCATGTACGGCGCTGACAGCCCCCGGATCAGCGAGTCGATCCGGATCAGCTTCGGGGCGATGAACACCGAAGAGGACATCGACAAGCTGATCGCTGCCATGATCAAGATCGTCGACAAGCTGAAGACAATTGATCAGCAAAAGGAGGACTAAGGATGGAATTTGCAAAGAGCGTCCGGATTCCTGGCGACACGGTGACCTATTCGATCAGCCCGGACATCAAGAAGTACGCCCTCTTGGATCTGGGCTTTGAGGAGACCAAGCGGGGCAACTTTGAATACAAGGGCAGCCTGGATACCGACAACCCCTTTAAGCCGGTGGCCCGGCTGCGGATCCTGATTAATGCCGACCTGACCGGTTTTAAGATGGAGACGATTTCGGGCAACGGGATGCGCAAGGTCAACATCTTCAAGCACGCCCGCGCCAAGGAATTCGTTGAGCAGTACCACTACATCCTGGCCGACATGCTCAAGCGCCAGGTTTTGACGGCGCCAAATTAATTCTGTGCAGGCGGCCTGATCCTTTGGTACAATGGTTGATACTGGATGCATGCGACCTTCAATCGTAGATTATTCCAGAATCTATTGGAAATGATGGTGATGTATAAAATGACTGATCACAGTCACACACGTGTTGTTGTCGGGATGAGCGGCGGGGTTGACTCCTCCGTGACCGCCCTGCTTTTGAAGCGCCAGGGCTATGACGTTGTCGGCGTCTTCATGAAGAACTGGGACGATACCGACGAAAACGGCGTCTGTACCGCGACGGAGGACTACAAGGACGTCGCGAAGGTAGCCGCCAAGATCGGGATTCCTTACTACTCGGTCAACTTTGAAAAGGAGTACTGGGACCGGGTTTTCAAGTACTTCATTGCCGAGTACAAGAAGGGGCGGACGCCAAACCCGGACGTCATCTGCAACAAGGAAATTAAGTTCAAGGCCTTCATCGACTACGCCAACCAATTGGGGGCCGATTACGTGGCCACGGGTCACTATGCCGACCTGAAGCGCGACGCGGACGGCCGGATGCACCTGATGCGGGCCCGTGACCAGCACAAGGACCAGACCTACTTCCTGAGCCAGCTCGACTACCAGCAGCTGGACCGGGTGATGTTCCCACTGGCCAACTACACCAAGCCGGAGATTCGCCAGCTTGCCAAGGAGGCGGGACTCGCCACCGCTGACAAGAAGGACTCAGTCGGCATCTGCTTCATCGGTGAGGACGGTCACTTCCGCGAGTTCCTCAGCCAGTACATCCCCGCTCAGCCGGGCAAGATGGAGACGGTTGACGGCAAGGTTGTCGGCCAGCACATGGGGCTGATGTACTACACGATCGGTCAGCGCCGGGGCCTCGGCCTGGGCGGCAACAAGGAGAGCAATGAGCCCTGGTTCGTCATCGGCAAGGACATCAAGAAGAACGTCCTCTACGTTGGCCAGGGCTACCACAATGAGCACCTGTATGCGACCCACCTGGAGGCCAGTGACATTCACTGGGTCGACGACGTGGTGAGCCGCTACGGTCATGACTTCCACTGTACGGCCAAGTTCCGTTACCGCCAGAAGGACGTCGGCGTGACCGTCCACCTGGCAGAGGACGGCCAGCAGGTCACGGTCGAATTCGACGATCCGGCCCGCGCGATCACGCCGGGCCAGGCGGTCGTCTTCTACGACGGTGAGGAGTGCCTGGGGAGCGCGATCATCGACCGGGCTTACAACCAGGACCGCCAGCTGCAGTATGTTTAATTAAAATTAAAGGTTGAGGGAGTTCCTCAGCCTTTTTTGTATATCGGATGAACATTCACCGTTTAATTTGGTAGAATATTAGTAAATTAGAAAAAAGGTCTGCGATAGAAATTGACAAAAGTATATTTGATTCGTCATGGAAAAACCGAATGGAACCTTCAGTCCCGCTACCAGGGTGCTCACGGGGACTCACCGCTGCTGGAATCCAGCTACCACGAGATTGAACAACTTGCCGAATCCCTGCGGCCGGTGCCGATTGCCCACGTCTACGCCAGCCCGTTGAAGCGGGCACGGGTGACGGCCCAGCGCCTGATCGACAACATCAACAGGCCGATCCCGCTGACGCTCGATAGCCGCCTGGCGGAGTTTAACCTCGGCAAGATGGAGGGGATGCACTTCGACGAGGTGGCGGCAAAGTGGCCGGCAGCGCTGGACAATTTCCGTCACCATCCCGACAAGTACGACGCCCAGCTGATCGAGAGCGAGAGCTTCCAGGAGGTCATCGCCCGGGTGGGCACGGCGATCAAGGAATTTTGCCGGAACCACTCGAACGACAACATCGTGGTGGTATCCCACGGGGCGGCCCTGAATGCGACCATCAATGCGCTGATTGGGACTCCACTGGCGCATTTGAAGGACCGCGGGGGATTATCCAACACTTCCACCACGATTCTTCAAACCAGTGATGCCGAGCATTTTGAACTCGAAAAGTGGAACGACACGTCCTACCTTCACAAGACGAAGGTTGATCCAACCGACACGATTTAAGAGGTGAATGAGATGACAGAAAAGAAGGATTTTCGCGACAGCGAGAAGAAACAAACTGAAAAGCTGGTTCACAAGCTGATCCAGGCGATCGACGAGCACCCGGACAAGGTCAACAATTACTACGACCTGGGTTCACTGCTGACCCGGCTGAATGACTATCAGCAGGCCGAGGAGCTCTTCATGAAGGCCCTCGGGATCTTCGAGGCCAAGAACGACCAGGAGGCCCAGGATCTGCTGAACTACGGCCTCGGCAACCTCTACTACGAGGTGGGCAAGGTCGATCGGGCCATCGAGCTCTACAACAAGATCAAGGATGACAAGCGCAAGGCCGATTCCTACCTGATGCTGGCCCAGAGCTACATGAAGAAGGGGCAGCACAAGCAGGCGGTCGCTTACGGCCTGACCGCCCACGAGTTGCGCCAGGAGGACCCGGCCATCAACCAGGTCATCGGTGACTCGCTCCTCGCCCTGGGTGAATTTAAGCAGGCCAAGCAATACTACGACGCGATCTTGAAGCGCCACCCCGGCCGGGCCGACACCCAGTTCAACCGGGGACTGGTCGCCATGGTCTTAGGCGAGCCCTACCAGGACTACCTGACCCAGGCCAAGCAGCTGGACCCAGTTTACTATCAAAAGAGCGAACAGCGGTTGAACGACATTGAAAAGACCCTGCGGACGACCCAGGGTGATTAACATTAACCAGACACGAAAGGATGACTTCAATGGCTGATGAAATCGACTTATTTAAGACGCCCACGGAGCCGTCTTTTTTTATTGGCCAGGTGCAGTCGGAGATCTTCACCAGCCCCGATTCCTTCTACAAGGTGCTGATCGTCTCGGTGGAGGACGCCAACTTTGATTGGAACGAGACCGAGATCACGGTTACCGGGAGCTTCGGGGAGCTCAGCGACGACCAGACCTACCGCTTTGAGGGTCAGCTGGTCGACCATCCCCGCTACGGTCGCCAGTTTCAGGCCCAGTCCTACCACGTCAACCGGCCGACCAGCCGGGAGGGGCTGATCGAATTCCTCGCTAGCAAGCAGTTCAGCGGAATTGGCAAGAAGACGGCCGAAAAGATCGTCGATACCCTGGGGACCAACGCCATCGAAAAGATCACCAACGATCCCCACGTCCTGGACGCCCTGAACCTGCGCCACGGCATCAAGCAGACCCTGGTGGAGAACCTCAACGCCAGCCAGGGGATGGACCAGATCATCATTGGCTTAAACGACCTGGGCTTTGGCAGTAACCTCAGCAGCGCCATCTTTGACAAGTACGGCGACGAGACCCTCCACATCATCCACGAGAACCCATACCGCTTGGCGACGGATATTGACGGGATCAGCTTTAAGCGGGCCGATCAGGTGGCAGCCCACCTGAAACTGCCGGCCGACGATCCGCGGCGGATTGGTGCGGCCATTTTTCAGAGTCTCGACGACCTGACGATGGAAACCGGCGACACCTACACGACCACCCAGCCGCTCCTCCAACAGGCCGTTTCCCTGCTGAACGCGGACGAGCGGGGGATGGTGAGCGTCGATGCGGTGGCCGATCAGATCGTGGCCCTTGAGAAGCATAATGCCATCAGCTACGAGGAGCAGCGGATCTACCCGGCGGCACTTTTTAAGGCGGAATGGCAGATTGCCGAAAACCTCCACCGGATTTTTACCGCCCCTGGCGAACGGGTTGACCCGGATACCGTCGACCAGGTGGTGGCCAAGACGAGCACCCAGGCCGGCATCAAGTACGATCCGGTCCAGACTAAGGCGATCAAGCAAGCCCTCACGCACAAGGTCCTCCTGCTGACGGGGGGACCCGGAACGGGCAAGACGACCATCATTAAGGGAATTGTGGCGGCCTACGCCGAACTGCACCAGATTTCTTTAGACCTCGGCGAATACAAGGACAACGCCTTCCCAGTCCTGCTGGCGGCACCGACGGGACGGGCGGCTAAGCGGATGAGTGAGGCGACCGACTTGCCGGCCAGCACCATTCACCGGATGCTGGGCCTCAATGGCCGGGAGGTGCCGACGGACATGAACGCCCGTGACATCAAGGGGTCGCTCTTGATCATTGACGAGATGTCGATGGTCGACACCTTCCTCTTTAAGACCCTGGTTCAGGCGATTCCGACCTCGATGCACGTCGTCTTAGTTGGTGATAAGGACCAGCTGCCCTCAGTCAGCCCCGGCCAGGTTTTCCACGACCTCTTGGCCTTTGGTGACCTGCCCCAGGTGGAACTGACCAATATTCACCGCCAGTCGGCCGACTCAACGATTATCCCGCTGGCCCACGCCATCAAGGAGGGCCACGTGCCCGCCAACCTCACCAACCGGATGGCTGACCGGTCCTTCATCAAGTGCCACGCTCCCCAGGTGCCAAGCATCGTCCACCAGATCATTGATCTCGCGGCCAAACGGGGATATTCGGCCGACGATGTCCAAATCCTGGCACCGATGTACCGGGGCCAGGCCGGGGTCGACAACCTCAACCAGCTGGCCCAGGCGGCCTACAATCCGCCGACCAAGGACAAGCAGGAGATCGAGTTCCGCGGCCAGACCTTCCGGGTGGGGGACAAGGTCCTGCAGCTGGTCAACAGCCCGGAGAACAACGTCTTTAACGGTGACATCGGGCGGATCACTGCAATTGAGGCCCGGGGAAAGAAGGGGACCAAGAGGACGGCCACGATCACGATCGACTTCGACGGCAACGAGGTCACTTACGGTCGTCAGGAATGGAACCAGATCCGCCTGGCCTACTGCATCTCGATTCACAAGTCCCAGGGAAGCCAGTTTAAGATGGTGCTTCTGCCCCTGGTGGCCCAGTTTAACCGGATGCTGCAGCGCAACCTGGTCTACACGGCGATCACCCGGGCGGCTGAGAAGCTGGTGCTGATTGGTGAACCGGCGGCCCTGGTGACGGCCACCCGCAACACGGGGGTCAACCGGCAGACAACTCTCCGGCAGCGATTGCAGACCGTTTGGCAGCGCCATGACGACCTGAAGTCACCGCTGGATTCACCGGCCAACGAGGGAGCGGGTGTTGCCAAGTCATCGCCTTCAGCAACCCAGCCTCAGCAAACAACGGTCCCTGACCCGGCGCCAATTGATCCGGCCGCGCCGCACGTTCTGACGGCCCAGCTGATCGACCAGGAGGCGGTCGATCCCCTGATCGGGATGAACGGCATTCGGCCCCAGGACTGTTAGGCGAGATTTTGACTTGATTGCCCGCGGATTTGTTGCGATAATGAAAGTGAATTTTTTGCATAGAACAAAAGGAGCACAAAGATGACCCAGATTAAGAATGCTAAGAACGTCCGCCTGTTTGCCTTAAACTCGAACCGGCCACTAGCCGAGGCCATTGCTGAACGGATTGGTTTACCGCTGAGCAAGGCCTCGATCAGCCACTTCGCCGATGGGGAGATTAAGATTACCATCGACGAGAGCGTGCGGGGCTGCGAGGTTTACGTGGTTCAGTCCGTTTCCGACCCGGTCAACACCAACCTGATGGAATTATTGATCATGGTCGATGCCCTGCGGCGGGCGAGTGCTGCTAAGATCAACGTCGTGATGCCTTACTACGGGTACGCACGGCAGGATCGGAAGGCCCGCAGCCGGGAACCAATCACCGCTAAGCTGATTGCCAACCTGCTGGAGATGGACCAGATCGACCGCCTGGTAACGATTGATCTCCACGCTGCCCAGGTTCAGGGCTTCTTTGACATTCCGGTGGACCACCTCCAGGCCACCAGCCTGCTGGCCAAGTACTGTGAACAGCAGGGCCTGACCGGCGACAACGCCGTGGTGGTTTCGCCCGACCATGCCGGGGTCAGCCTGGCGCGGAAGTTTGCGGAACGAATCAAGGCCCCAATCGCGATTGTCGACAACCGGGCAGATGAGGTTCGGGAGCGGGACAACCAGGAGGTGCCTGAATACGTCATCGGGGACGTCAAGGACCGCAACGCCATCATCGTCGACGACATCGTAGACACCGGCGTGCGGATGAAACTGTCGGCGGCGGCATTGCAGAAGTTCGGCGCCAAGAAGATCTACGGGGTGGCTACCCACGCCGTCCTGTCCGGGGATGCGGTCAACACCCTGGAAGGCTCCGGCCTGGAGGAAATGATCGTGACCGACACGATCAACCTGCCGGAGGAGAAGTGCTTTAAGAAGCTGGTTCGGTTGTCGGTTGCCGACCTGCTGGCCGAGGCGCTCGTCCGGATCCACAACCACCAGTCTATCGACACGCTCTTCAATCACAATTAAAAAATAAAGTGTTGGACCACGTAAAACCGGTTCAACACTTTTTTGCATTTTGAAAAGGGGAAGGAAAATTGCTGCAGCTGCTTTCGTTAATCTTAATTGGCTTTCTCGTCGGAATCTTTGTGATCTCGCTCGGCGGGGGTGGGGGAGCGATCTACCTCGGCGTCTTGACCGGGATCTTTCGCCTCGCTCCTGCCGCGGCGGCAGCGACCTCAATTGTGACGGCGCTACCGGCCCTGGTGATCGGTGCCTGGTCCTACTACCGGAAGGGCCTGATCGATTTTAAACTGGGGAGTCGGATGATGTTGGCAGCCATCCCAAGCATTTTCGTCGGCTTTTTCATCTCGCCCCTCATCCCACAGCAGATCTATAAGGTCGTGATCGGGCTGATCCTGGTCGCTCTGGGCCTGCAGATCATTTATCAGCTCTACCACAACCGTCCCAGCAAGCACCGTCACCTGTCGCCAAGGCTGGCCAGCGTCCTCTATGGGATCCTCGGTGGCCTGATGGTCGGCATCGCGGGCCTGAGCGGCGGGGGACCAATCACGGCCGGGCTGCTGATCCTTGGCGTGCCGATGAAGAACGCCTCGGCGACCTCGTCCTACGTGCTGGTCGGCATGTCGATCGTCGGCGCCCTGCTGCACCTCACCGGGGGCAACGTTGACTGGCAGGCGGCCGGTGGGCTGATTGCGGGTTCCCTGGCCGGGGCCGTGCTCGCCCCAACCGTGATCATCTGGCTGACCAACAAGCCGTCCCGGGCCTTTCTGGTCAAGCTCTTCATGGGGATCTTCGTTGCTACCATGGGGATAGTTTCAATGCGATAAATTAATAAAGCCACCGAAACACGCAAAATGCGGTTTCGATGACTTTTTGAATACCATTGAGATTGATGAAGAACTAATCGACCAGGTCAAAGTGGGGGAGCTGGTTGACGAAATTCTGGTAGGCGGCCTGTTCACCGGTGCTTTCGATCTGGACCTGTGCTGGCTTGACGTTTGCCTGGTGCAAGCTGGCCTCGTCCACCGTGATCCTTTCCGTGAAGGTGGCGTTGCCGATCAGCTCGATCCAGTAGTGCTGATCTTCGTAGTGGATGATGGTGCGGACCTTGCCGCCCGGATTGAAGACGTCGATCGGCTGGTCGAAGCTGGCCTGGTCGGGATGAAGGAGGACGAAGGCCAGGCTGGTGGCCGACATCCCGGTCCCGCAGGCGTTGGTAAAGCCGACGCCCCGTTCATAGGTCCGGACGAATAATTGGTTCTGCCCCAGGATGTGGGCAAAGTTGACGTTGACCCCGTCGGTGAAGTAGGGGTTCGTCCCGTTGAGCCGTTTCCCAATCACGCCGAGAACGTCATCCTGCAGGGCGGGCCGGTCGACAAAGGAGATCAGGTGCGGGTTCGGCACCGCGATGGCGGAGAAGGTCAGCTGGGGCCAGATTTCGGGAACCGGGGTGCCAAGCAGGCGGTCGTGACCAAGCTTTTCATACGGCAGGGCCTCCCGGTTGAAGCGGACCGGCGAGATCTCGACGGCAAAGGCGGGCACGCCGGTGGCCAGGTCGGGCTGGCGGCGCACCTGGAGACTGGCGTCCAGGGTGTCGACGGCAAAGTGCTCCAGGCCGTCCCGTTCCGCCACGTAACGGGCCACGGTCCGCAGTCCGTTCCCGCACATCGTGGCCTCGCTCCCGTCGGCGTTGATGACCCGCATCTGGGCCTGTGAACCGGGGCGGGTCGGCTTATTGACGACCAGCAGCCCATCGGCACCGCCGAGGAGGCCCTCCTGGGGATCGGTGAGCTGCTGTGCCAGGGCGGCGAGCTCGGCGTCGGTCAGGGGCTGTTTTAAGGTGGTTTGGTCGAGGATGAAGAATTGGTTGGCTGAACCATGGACTTTCAATAGGGTTGGCATAGAAAATTCCTCCTTAGTTGGCGAAGAAACGGTGGTAGATGGCGCGGACGGCGTTATCGGCGTCCTTGTCGAAGGTCCCGATCATGATTGAGATCCGGGAGGCCCCCTGGTTGATCATCGGCACGGCGATGTGGTTCTTGGCCAGCGGCTCCAGAATATCATTGATGACCCCGACCCGGTTGCGCATGCCCTCGCCGACGACCATCGTGATCGCGTAGTTGTCGATCCATTCGAGGTGGTCGGGGTTGACGGTTTCCTGGATCTCGTTGCTGACTTCGTCGATCAGCTGATCATTGATTTGGTCACGGTCGAGGATGATCGTGATGTCATCGATCCCGGACGGCATGTGTTCGTAGGAGATGCCGTGCTTGGCCAGGATTTGTAGGATCCGCAGGGTGAAACCGATCTGCTTGTTCAACAGGTACTTGTGCAGGTAAAGGGCGGCGAAGTGCTTGCCGCTGACGATCCCGGTGACGATGTCGCGGGGTTGGAAGTTCTTGTCCGGCACGATCAGCGTTCCCGGCTTTTCCGGGTGCTGGGTGTTCTTGACGTTGATCGGCACGTTGCCTTGAATGGCTGGAATCAGGGCCTCGTCGTGGAAGACGGAGAAGCCTGCGTAGGAGAGCTCCCGCATCTCACGGTAGGTCATCTTGGCGATCGGCTCAGGGTCGTCGATGACGTTTGGGTTGGCCGAGTAGATGGCGTCGACGTCAGTGAAGTTTTCGTAGAGGTCGGCGTGGAGCCCGCGGGCCAGGATTGCCCCGGTGATGTCGGAGCCGCCGCGGGAGAAGGTGGCGATGTGTCCGGCCAGGGTGATCCCGTAGAAGCCGGGGAAGACGAGCAGTTCGCTTTGCTTGGCCGTGAAGTGGTCCAGCAGGCTGTAGGTTTCGGGGATGACGTTGGCGTTATTGGGCGTCCCGGTAACCCGGATCCCGGCCTCGGTCGGCGTCACGAAGCGGGCCTCGTAGCCAAGGTGGTTCAAGACGGCCGCCATCAGCATGGCGTTGGACCGCTCCCCATGGGCCTTGAAGGCGGCCATCAGGTAGTGGTTGTTCGGGTACTTGCCGGCGGGTAGGTCGTGGAGGCGTTGGATCAGGTCGGCTAGTTTTTCAGTGGGCAGGTTGAAATACTTGGCGATCGCCTGATAACGGCTGATGATTTGGGTGAGAACGTCGTCGTAGGGCTGCTTGTTGATGACCCGGTGGGCGTATTCGATCAGCAGGTCGGTCACCTTGATGTCATCGGGGGTCCGCTTGCCGGGGGCGGAGGTGACGATCACCCGTCGTTCGGGATCGGCCGTGATGATTTTGATTGCCTGGGCAAAGGTCTCCCCGTCGGCCAGGGAGCTGCCACCGAATTTTACTACTTTCATTGCTAAGGACTCCTTGCGAGCGATAATTAGACTTACTAATTATTGCTAAATTATTTTAACCGAATTTTAACATGGAACTTAAAATAAGCAAGCCGTTTTATTTCATCAACCCGATAGAATAACGTTTTACTTCATATAAGCAACTCATTTAATTTGTGAAAAATTAATTTACCCGCTTGACTTTCTCATTATTTGGTATAAGCTATAAACATAAATCGAAGAGGCGCAGCCAACACTAGTAAGCAATCGGAGCCAGCCACGCAAGGATGATTGCC comes from Limosilactobacillus sp. and encodes:
- the dapF gene encoding diaminopimelate epimerase; translated protein: MPTLLKVHGSANQFFILDQTTLKQPLTDAELAALAQQLTDPQEGLLGGADGLLVVNKPTRPGSQAQMRVINADGSEATMCGNGLRTVARYVAERDGLEHFAVDTLDASLQVRRQPDLATGVPAFAVEISPVRFNREALPYEKLGHDRLLGTPVPEIWPQLTFSAIAVPNPHLISFVDRPALQDDVLGVIGKRLNGTNPYFTDGVNVNFAHILGQNQLFVRTYERGVGFTNACGTGMSATSLAFVLLHPDQASFDQPIDVFNPGGKVRTIIHYEDQHYWIELIGNATFTERITVDEASLHQANVKPAQVQIESTGEQAAYQNFVNQLPHFDLVD
- a CDS encoding sulfite exporter TauE/SafE family protein, whose product is MLQLLSLILIGFLVGIFVISLGGGGGAIYLGVLTGIFRLAPAAAAATSIVTALPALVIGAWSYYRKGLIDFKLGSRMMLAAIPSIFVGFFISPLIPQQIYKVVIGLILVALGLQIIYQLYHNRPSKHRHLSPRLASVLYGILGGLMVGIAGLSGGGPITAGLLILGVPMKNASATSSYVLVGMSIVGALLHLTGGNVDWQAAGGLIAGSLAGAVLAPTVIIWLTNKPSRAFLVKLFMGIFVATMGIVSMR
- a CDS encoding ribose-phosphate diphosphokinase gives rise to the protein MTQIKNAKNVRLFALNSNRPLAEAIAERIGLPLSKASISHFADGEIKITIDESVRGCEVYVVQSVSDPVNTNLMELLIMVDALRRASAAKINVVMPYYGYARQDRKARSREPITAKLIANLLEMDQIDRLVTIDLHAAQVQGFFDIPVDHLQATSLLAKYCEQQGLTGDNAVVVSPDHAGVSLARKFAERIKAPIAIVDNRADEVRERDNQEVPEYVIGDVKDRNAIIVDDIVDTGVRMKLSAAALQKFGAKKIYGVATHAVLSGDAVNTLEGSGLEEMIVTDTINLPEEKCFKKLVRLSVADLLAEALVRIHNHQSIDTLFNHN
- a CDS encoding aspartate kinase, with protein sequence MKVVKFGGSSLADGETFAQAIKIITADPERRVIVTSAPGKRTPDDIKVTDLLIEYAHRVINKQPYDDVLTQIISRYQAIAKYFNLPTEKLADLIQRLHDLPAGKYPNNHYLMAAFKAHGERSNAMLMAAVLNHLGYEARFVTPTEAGIRVTGTPNNANVIPETYSLLDHFTAKQSELLVFPGFYGITLAGHIATFSRGGSDITGAILARGLHADLYENFTDVDAIYSANPNVIDDPEPIAKMTYREMRELSYAGFSVFHDEALIPAIQGNVPINVKNTQHPEKPGTLIVPDKNFQPRDIVTGIVSGKHFAALYLHKYLLNKQIGFTLRILQILAKHGISYEHMPSGIDDITIILDRDQINDQLIDEVSNEIQETVNPDHLEWIDNYAITMVVGEGMRNRVGVINDILEPLAKNHIAVPMINQGASRISIMIGTFDKDADNAVRAIYHRFFAN
- the recD2 gene encoding SF1B family DNA helicase RecD2 — translated: MADEIDLFKTPTEPSFFIGQVQSEIFTSPDSFYKVLIVSVEDANFDWNETEITVTGSFGELSDDQTYRFEGQLVDHPRYGRQFQAQSYHVNRPTSREGLIEFLASKQFSGIGKKTAEKIVDTLGTNAIEKITNDPHVLDALNLRHGIKQTLVENLNASQGMDQIIIGLNDLGFGSNLSSAIFDKYGDETLHIIHENPYRLATDIDGISFKRADQVAAHLKLPADDPRRIGAAIFQSLDDLTMETGDTYTTTQPLLQQAVSLLNADERGMVSVDAVADQIVALEKHNAISYEEQRIYPAALFKAEWQIAENLHRIFTAPGERVDPDTVDQVVAKTSTQAGIKYDPVQTKAIKQALTHKVLLLTGGPGTGKTTIIKGIVAAYAELHQISLDLGEYKDNAFPVLLAAPTGRAAKRMSEATDLPASTIHRMLGLNGREVPTDMNARDIKGSLLIIDEMSMVDTFLFKTLVQAIPTSMHVVLVGDKDQLPSVSPGQVFHDLLAFGDLPQVELTNIHRQSADSTIIPLAHAIKEGHVPANLTNRMADRSFIKCHAPQVPSIVHQIIDLAAKRGYSADDVQILAPMYRGQAGVDNLNQLAQAAYNPPTKDKQEIEFRGQTFRVGDKVLQLVNSPENNVFNGDIGRITAIEARGKKGTKRTATITIDFDGNEVTYGRQEWNQIRLAYCISIHKSQGSQFKMVLLPLVAQFNRMLQRNLVYTAITRAAEKLVLIGEPAALVTATRNTGVNRQTTLRQRLQTVWQRHDDLKSPLDSPANEGAGVAKSSPSATQPQQTTVPDPAPIDPAAPHVLTAQLIDQEAVDPLIGMNGIRPQDC